Proteins found in one Cinclus cinclus chromosome 8, bCinCin1.1, whole genome shotgun sequence genomic segment:
- the NBPF8 gene encoding LOW QUALITY PROTEIN: putative neuroblastoma breakpoint family member 8 (The sequence of the model RefSeq protein was modified relative to this genomic sequence to represent the inferred CDS: deleted 1 base in 1 codon) encodes MKENCRICGRELCGNQRRWIFHTAAKLNLQVLLSHVLGRELCRDGRSEFACSKCAFMLDRIYRFDTVIARIEALSIERLQKLLLEKDRLKFCIASMYRRNNDDSSTEDRAGEGTVDLSNLPDARYAALLQEDFAYSGFEYWMDQEEHGLEPHSCHGSEGAGSRPRRCRGCAALRVADADYEAICKVPRKVARSISCGLSSRWSASVGNEESSSVCDVAESTSSRVAVDGDSMEEGTPASSVESLDTTVEASPPQQKDEDADNKGVKGNGKCDDFSEDRMTPSSSLSGNRLELALNLIKTLDYKPLQSPRGSRLPIPVKSSLFPPKLSRDLADGSASSAFLNTDRKSFSRAPLSLPLEISELQELWDDLCDDYMPLRVQDFQDEHQQPAPGHTAAGEHVSDVRAAELQGKLQHFEAANKLLQEKLNELNFELKSVQETSQRQDRTIQSLNEALKSKESKTEELYHIIEGQNETMAKLRDMLHRNQLGQLQVSESPLSPQEQQMSPLDLQNRLFCTKLEVQRLKRAQHQKEHQLAEAKRAAQLLETTVHEEEQQKEATWKHNQELRAVVQQLQAELQDKAQQLQTLEWEKSCELQAQEQRVQRLTQQLARKEQLLQESRELLQCQQNLEKSPAAVNAMLEKLQQRVSDRDAALERAVDEKFCALEKKEQELQQLRLCMREHGSDLERLRSVLSSNEATIHSLESLLKAKTLELEQVSATCQNLRWLKEEIEAKSGSRQKEQEGIIQQLQTCLHDRNKEVEELTATLLCKLGPRQSEVAEELCLRLQHKERMLQDLLSDRNRQTTEHDAEIRELLQALSTKEQQSRVAAEKMAQALAERSCELQLLRQHMLGKEPVVTQSAGARPLKQDKQPIQEILQRACGATVIAGSPQEDSSCRTQGVTMSAAELEKDLVSAKEELELMVKKERESRRELTALQSVVATQEEELQVQASDIESLTRTIQMKEDLIKDLQMQLVDPEEIPAMERLTQEVLVLREKVAVAESQGQEATGNRRQQLLLMLEGLVAERNRLNEALQAERQLYGSLVKFHTHPDSAARDHALQVELEGVHELRRQLEEALGRSLECLSRLETQGAIGGQAAGTHTDASTNFTDSMKEEAARGLAAQQSNSRAPKEDGGTERSIAPERELRAEQELRELKTQLEEAGFSSVSHIRKAMLSLCLENAELKERMGEATSLLESGEQEEAGLGSPQVPESRRLQRKSRSSLGDAQGFPVERGTVPTKRPALEARSQHDMSKRPCPGSPAGGDGSHVESSVPGGGWPGLGAELRSQVAQGQRQCQELQDKLTASEATVRAQAEQLKKYHVLLREPQTQQLSKQVQVDFQDLGYETCGRSETEADREETTSPECEEPDVFSETSLGEELGSPCQPGMSRMGKTSQKTMALEDVEALHQHIQDLKAQLLNANKVIQSLQRRARSISVTSGYTSSAERPLPAPKALVSPAHSLTDEDEGWQSDGHGTLCPPALRAHRDLQSLVHRVALLEAQLPAAKHGATLPKELQSATWPGKYNSLIQAQARELSHLRQMLREGRGVSRSLAQHLQDALRSFEDLLRGTDIDYYLGQGFREQLAQGRQLAERLSDKLGIRDRQDGEDKTSHELLTQRLSRELKEKVIESLEVKLQERSESPGSSCPPSESSHSASSSSFTSEGLELCSDGDAASEYSQCHEEPAQHAGLHFDSLSNPVSAPLPALAPGLSPFLPAGPPPSVAPPLLGCCGNSVCSLAEAQQELQVLQRQLGESVTLPVAPAKPTVPLGPFGEGSKAPASFCPHGALQGLTEFPRATDSRALWDVPLPGQLLCRALPLGYPSGQKLTGADLLEEHLVEIRNLRQRLEESICTNDRLREQLERRLASTGKASGLSSDFYAQTPELGLQLGRENQALHEENRTLRLQRDHLSQELARAQETFLAACSRAREAEAELGQRRGKQRRLAEELSECQESVRQLRDERRSLQEDNNRLQHSVTLLQQQNEEQRLLLQTLRAELHVYESLSGPSAETRAGCFPSPPVRDVGTNSAAALLSPLPSGTSVVQRMDEPRGADVLARKSEALTGAHIVGRLDTYRALEQHVMQGKALARELMCLTRPALGTNCPLPGKEVKCGQDGAGSSWGPDPQHTVHYVVLEHRSSPEACRGSWRQGASTPGNAAGTALPCWTEHGKSPGAVGRGKTLLCPAAPAPRTLLPQALGWMGTGQGHLWGSASTLHSILEECVSLLTAFWSTVLPVSPAQHQGKEQVLQGEIAALRARLSEREDALQSAARRLRSTAQLKDSMEQFIVSQLTRTHSVLRKARTNLEVKAQQALPVA; translated from the exons atGAAGGAAAACTGCCGAATTTGTGGCCGGGAGCTGTGCGGCAACCAGCGGCGATGGATCTTTCACACGGCGGCCAAGCTGAATCTCCAGGTGCTGCTCTCCCACGTTCTGGGCAGGGAGCTATGCCGAGATGGCAGGTCCGAGTTCGCTTGCAGCAAGTGTGCCTTCATGCTGGACCGCATCTACAGGTTCGACACCGTCATCGCCCGCATCGAAGCCCTCTCCATCGAGCgcctgcagaagctgctgctggagaaggacCGTCTCAAGTTCTGCATAGCAAGCATGTACCGCAGGAACAACGACGACTCCAGCACggaggacagggctggggaggggaccGTGGACCTTTCCAACCTGCCTGACGCACGGTACGCTGCCCTCCTCCAGGAGGACTTCGCTTACTCTGGGTTTGAATATTGGATGGATCAAGAAGAGCATGGCTTGGAGCCGCACAGCTGCCATGGCTCCGAAGGAGCAGGGAGCCGTCCACGGCGCTGCcggggctgtgctgccctgcgTGTGGCCGATGCCGACTACGAAGCCATCTGCAAAGTGCCCCGAAAGGTGGCCAGGAGCATCTCCTGTGGGCTGTCCAGCCGCTGGTCGGCCAGTGTGGGCAACGAGGAGTCGTCGTCTGTGTGTGATGTGGCAGAGTCCACCAGTTCCAGGGTGGCTGTGGATGGGGACAGCATGGAGGAAGGCACGCCTGCATCCTCTGTCGAGTCTCTGGACACCACCGTGGAGGCCAGCCCTCCGCAGCAGAAGGATGAAGATGCAGATAATAAGGGGGTGAAAGGGAATGGGAAATGTGATGATTTCTCAGAAGATCGCATGACCCCGAGCTCTTCACTGAGTGGGAACAGGCTGGAGTTGGCTCTCAATTTGATCAAGACTTTGGACTACAAACCCCTTCAGAGTCCCCGAGGCAGCCGACTACCTATTCCTGTGAAATCCAGCTTGTTCCCTCCCAAGCTCAGCCGTGACTTGGCAGATGGCAGTGCTAGTTCTGCCTTTCTGAACACAGACAGAAAATCCTTTTCCAGAGCTCCTTTAAGCCTTCCCCTGGAAATTTCTgaactgcaggagctgtgggatgacCTCTGTGATGATTATATGCCGCTGCGGGTACAG gATTTCCAGGATGAACATCAGCAGCCAGCTCCAGGTCACACTGCAGCAGGGGAGCACGTGTCTGATGTGcgtgcagcagagctgcagggcaaACTCCAGCACTTTGAAGCTGCCAACAAG TTGTTACAGGAGAAGCTGAATGAATTGAATTTCGAATTAAAATCTGTTCAAGAAACATCACAAAGGCAAGATCGTACAATCCAGAGTCTGAACGAGGCCCTGAAGAGCAAAGAGAGTAAG ACAGAGGAGCTGTACCACATCATTGAAGGGCAGAATGAGACCATGGCCAAGCTGCGGGACATGTTACACAgaaaccagctgggacagctgcag GTGTCAGAGAGCCCACTCTcaccccaggagcagcagatgtCACCGCTCGACCTCCAGAACAGACTTTTCTGCACCAAACTGGAGGTGCAGAGACTGAAGAGAGCTCAGCACCAGAAAGAGCATCAGCTGGCTGAAGCCAAgagagcagcccagctcctggagacCACAGTCCatgaggaagagcagcagaaagaggCAACCTGGAAACACAATCAG GAGCTGCGTGCTGTGGTACaacagctgcaggcagagctgcaagaCAAGGCTCAGCAGCTCCAGACTTTGGAGTGGGAGAAAAGCTGTGAGCTGCAGGCCCAGGAGCAGAGAGTTCAGCGTTTGACTCAGCAGCTGGCTCGCAAGGAGCAGCTTCTGCAG GAGTCCAGGGAGCTTCTGCAATGCCAGCAAAACTTGGAGAAGAGCCCTGCAGCCGTGAATGCCATGTTGGAGAAACTGCAGCAGCGTGTCAGTGACAGGGATGCTGCTCTGGAG AGAGCAGTAGATGAGAAGTTCTGTGCCCTGGAGAAGAAGGAgcaagagctgcagcagctgcgtCTCTGCATGCGGGAGCATGGCAGTGACCTGGAGAGGCTGCGCAGTGTCCTCTCCAGCAACGAGGCCACCATCCAT AGCCTGGAGAGCCTTCTGAAAGCCAAAACCCTGGAACTGGAGCAGGTCTCAGCAACCTGCCAGAACCTCCGCTGGCTCAAAGAGGAGATTGAGGCCAAAtctggcagcaggcagaaggagcaggagggcaTCATCCAACAGCTGCAGACCTGCTTGCATGACAGGAACAAGGAAGTGGAG GAGCTTACAGCAACTCTGCTGTGCAAGCTGGGCCCCAGGCAGAGTGAGGtagcagaggagctgtgcctgcGTCTCCAGCACAAGGAGAGGATGCTGCAGGATCTCCTCAGTGACCGCAACCGGCAAACCACGGAGCATGATGCTGAAATtcgggagctgctgcaggctctgagcaccaaggagcagcagagcaga GTGGCTGCAGAGAAGATGGCACAGGCTTTGGCTGAAAGGAGCTGTGAGCTACAACTACTGCGCCAGCACATGTTGGGAAAGGAGCCTGTTGTGACCCAGTCAGCTGGTGCCAGGCCATTGAAGCAGGACAAACAACCCATACAG GAGATACTGCAAAGAGCTTGTGGAGCTACAGTCATTGCTGGATCCCCACAGgaggacagcagctgcaggacacagggag TTACAatgtcagcagcagagctggagaaggatcTTGTCAGTGCcaaagaggagctggagctaatggtgaagaaggaaagggaaagcagg cGGGAACTCACTGCTCTCCAGTCTGTGGTGGCCAcacaggaggaggagctgcaggtgcaggCCTCCGATATTGAGTCCTTGACCAGAACCATCCAGATGAAAGAGGACCTCATCAAG GATCTGCAGATGCAGCTGGTGGATCCTGAAGAAATTCCAGCCATGGAAAGGCTGACACAAGAAGTGCTGGTGCTTCGGGAGAAAGTGGCTGTAGCAGAGTCCCAAGGACAGGAGGCTACTGGAAACAGAAGGCAGCAG TTGTTACTGATGCTGGAAGGGCTGGTGGCTGAGAGGAATCGGTTAAATGAGGCTCTCCAGGCAGAGAGGCAGCTCTATGGCAGCCTGGTGAAGTTTCACACACACCCAGACAG CGCTGCGAGAGACCACGCCCTGCAGGTGGAGCTGGAAGGGGTCCACGAGCTCCGGAGACAGCTGGAAGAAGCTCTGGGCAGAAGCTTGGAGTGTTTGAGCAGGCTGGAGACGCAGGGCGCCATAGGAG GTCAGGCCGCGGGCACACACACCGATGCCAGCACCAACTTCACCGACAGCATGAAGGAAGAAGCAGCCCGTGGCTTGGCAGCCCAGCAG AGCAACTCCCGGGCCCCCAAAGAAGATGGGGGCACTGAAAGGAGCATAGCGCCCGAAAGGGAGCTGCgagctgagcaggagctgcgGGAGCTGAAGACGCAGCTGGAGGAAGCCGgcttctcctctgtctcccacaTCAG GAAGGCGATGCTGAGCCTGTGCCTGGAAAATGCGGAGCTGAAAGAACGGATGGGTGAAGCCACGTCGCTGCTGGAGAGcggggagcaggaggaggctgggctgggcagcccTCAGGTCCCTGAGTCCCGCAGGCTGCAGCGGAAGAGCCGCAGCTCCCTTGGGGATGCCCAGGGGTTCCCAGTAGAGAGGGGAACGGTGCCCACCAAACGCCCAGCGCTGGAGGCTCGATCCCAGCATGACATGTCCAAGagaccctgccctggcagcccgGCTGGAGGGGACGGGAGCCAT GTGGAGAGCTCGGTTCCCGGCGGgggctggccagggctgggcGCAGAGCTGCGCTCCCAGGTGGCACAGGGCCaaaggcagtgccaggagctgcaagacaagctcACTGCCTCGGAGGCCACGGTGCGGGCACAAGCTGAGCAGCTGAAGAAATACCACGTCCTGCTCC GTGAACCTcagacacagcagctcagcaagCAAGTGCAGGTGGACTTCCAGGACCTGGGCTATGAGACTTGTGGGCGAAGTGAGACTGAGGCTGACCGTGAGGAGACCACCAGCCCTG AGTGCGAGGAGCCAGATGTATTCAGTGAGACCAGCCTGGGTGAGGAGCTGGGGTCCCCTTGCCAGCCAGGGATGTCCAGAATGGGCAAAACTTCCCAGAAAACCATGGCCCTGGAGGATGTGGAGGCCCTGCATCAGCACATCCAGGACCTCAAGGCCCAGCTGCTCAATGCCAACAAGGTGATCCAGAGCCTGCAGCGCCGTGCCCGCTCCATCTCTGTCACCAGTGGCTACACCTCGAGTGCTGAGCGGCCCCTACCAGCTCCCAAGGCCTTGGTGTCTCCAGCCCACAGCCTGACGGACGAGGATGAGGGCTGGCAGTCAGATGGGCACGGCACACTGTGCCCCCCTGCCCTGCGAGCACACCGTGACCTGCAGAGCCTGGTGCATCGCGTGGCCCTGCTCGAggcacagctgcctgcagccaagCATGGAGCCACTTTGCCCAAGGAGCTGCAGTCTGCCACTTGGCCAGG GAAATACAACTCTCTGATCCAGGCACAGGCTCGGGAGCTGTCCCACTTGCGGCAGATGCTGCGGGAGGGCCGTGGGGTGAGCCGCAGCCTggcccagcacctgcaggaTGCCCTGAGGTCCTTCGAGGACCTCCTTCGCGGCACTGACATTGACTACTACCTGGGCCAGGGCTTCCGGgagcagctggcccagggcaggcagCTGGCTGAGAGGCTCAGCGACAAGCTGGGCATCA GAGATCGACAAGATGGGGAGGATAAAACCAGTCACGAACTCCTGACACAGAG GCTCAGCCGGGAGCTCAAGGAGAAGGTGATTGAGAGCCTGGAGGTGAAGCTGCAGGAGCGCTCTGAGTCCCCAGGTAGCAGCTGCCCACCCTCGGAGTCATCCCACTCTGCCAGCAGCTCGTCCTTCACctctgaggggctggagctctGCTCCGATGGGGATGCAGCCAGCGAGTACAGCCAGTGCCACGAGGAGCCTGCCCAACATGCAG GCCTTCACTTTGATTCCTTGTCTAACCCTGTTAGTGcccccctgcctgccctggccccCGGGCTGTCCcccttcctccctgctgggCCCCCTCCTTCTGTGGCCCCGCCACTcctgggctgctgtgggaaTTCTGTCTGCTCCCTGGCTGAGGcacagcaggaactgcaggtgCTCCAGAGGCAACTGGGAGAAA gtgtgaCACTGCCCGTGGCACCAGCAAAGCCCACAGTCCCACTGGGCCCCTTTGGAGAGGGCAGCAAAGCCCCAGCATCGTTCTGTCCACACGGAGCACTGCAGGGCCTCACTGAGTTCCCCAGGGCCACCGACAGCCGTGCCCTCTGGGACGTGCCCCTGCCCGGCCAGCTGCTCTGCCGGGCCCTGCCCCTGGGGTACCCCTCCGGCCAGAAGCTGACAG gggcagATCTGCTGGAGGAACACCTGGTGGAGATCCGAAACCTGCGCCAGCGCCTGGAGGAGTCCATCTGCACCAACGACCGGCTCCGGGAGCAACTGGAGCGCCGCCTGGCTTCCACCGGCAAGGCCAGCG GATTGTCTAGCGATTTCTATGCCCAGACAccggagctggggctgcagctgggcagggagaacCAGGCTCTGCATGAGGAAAACCGGACCCTGCGGCTCCAACGTGACCACCTCTCCCAAG agctggcacGGGCGCAGGAGACATTCCTGGCTGCCTGCTCCCGGGCACGGGAggctgaggcagagctgggccagAGGCGTGGAAAGCAgcggaggctggcagaggagcTCTCCGAGTGCCAAGAGAGTGTCCGGCAGCTCCGGGATGAGCGGCGCTCTCTGCAGGAGGACAACAACAG gctgcagcactCAGTGAcgctcctgcagcagcagaatgaGGAGCAGCGCCTGCTCCTGCAGACCCTGCGTGCAGAACTGCACGTCTACGAGAGCCTCTCTGGCCCCTCTGCTGAGACACGAGCAG GCTGCTTCCCATCTCCTCCAGTGCGTGATGTTGGCACTAATTCAGCAGCTGCCCTCCTCTCccccctgccctctggcacgTCGGTGGTCCAGCGGATGGATG AGCCACGTGGGGCAGATGTGCTGGCAAGGAAGAGCGAGGCACTGACGGGGGCTCACATCGTCGGCCGCCTGGACACGTACCGAGCCTTGGAGCAGCACGTCATGCAGGGAAAGGCCTTGGCCCGGGAGCTGATGTGTCTCACACGTCCAGCACTCGGGACCAACTGCCCGCTCCCAGGAAAGGAGGTAAAGTGTGGGCAGGatggggcaggcagcagctgggggcCAGACCCTCAGCACACCGTGCATTACGTGGTGCTTGAGCACAGAAGCAGCCCCGAGGcctgcaggggcagctggaGGCAGGGAGCTTCCaccccagggaatgctgctggcactgccttgCCGTGCTGGACTGAGCACGGCAAGTCCCCGGGTGCAGTGGGACGGGGG AAGAcgctgctctgcccagcagcgCCTGCCCCCCGCACCCTTCTCCCACAGGCCCTGGGATGGATGGGCACAGGACAGGGGCATCTgtggggcagtgccagcaccctgcACAGCATCCTGGAGGAGTGCGTGTCTCTCCTCACTGCCTTCTGGAGCACTGTGCTGCCCGtgagccctgcccagcaccaggGCAAG GAGCAGGTGCTCCAGGGTGAGATCGCAGCGCTGCGGGCCCGGCTCTCCGAGAGGGAGGATGCTCTACAGAGCGCGGCCAGGAGGCTGCGCAGCACAGCCCAACTCAAGGACAGCATGGAGCAGTTCATTGTCAGCCAGC TGACCAGGACCCACAGTGTGCTGCGTAAGGCCAGGACAAACTTGGAG GTGAAGGCCCAGCAGGCCCTGCCTGTTGCATGA
- the PRKAB2 gene encoding 5'-AMP-activated protein kinase subunit beta-2 isoform X1 — translation MGNTTSERVSGERHGSKSHRSDGSGASHPAKEHPHKIMVGSTDDPSVFSSHDSKIPGDKEFVSWQPDLEESVKPSQQARPTVIRWADGGKEVFISGSFNNWSAKIPLIKSHNDFVAILDLPEGEHQYKFFVDGQWVHDPSEPVVTSQMGTINNLIHVKKSDFEVFDALKVDSLESSETSGRDLSSSPPGPYGQEMYVYRPEERFKSPPILPPHLLQVILNKDTNISCDPALLPEPNHVMLNHLYALSIKDGVMVLSATHRYKKKYVTTLLYKPI, via the exons aTGGGAAACACCACGAGCGAGCGGGTGTCTGGGGAGCGCCATGGCTCCAAGTCCCACCGCTCGGATGGCTCCGGTGCCTCCCACCCCGCCAAGGAGCACCCACACAAGATCATGGTGGGCAGCACTGATGACCCCAGCGTTTTCAGCTCCCACGACTCCAAG ATTCCTGGGGACAAGGAGTTTGTGTCATGGCAGCCGGATCTGGAGGAGTCAGTGAAACCATCCCAGCAGGCTCGTCCGACTGTCATACGCTGGGCTGATGGAGGCAAGGAGGTCTTCATCTCTGGATCCTTCAACAACTGGAGCGCCAAGATCCCACTCATCAAGAG CCACAATGACTTCGTTGCTATCCTGGACCTTCCAGAAGGAGAGCACCAGTACAAATTTTTTGTGGATGGTCAGTGGGTTCATGATCCATCTGAG CCTGTGGTTACCAGCCAGATGGGGACAATAAACAACCTCATCCATGTCAAGAAGTCTGACTTCGAGGTGTTTGATGCGTTGAAGGTGGATTCCCTGGAAAGCTCAGAAACCTCAGGTCGGG ATTTATCCAGCTCCCCACCGGGACCTTATGGCCAAGAGATGTACGTATACCGACCCGAGGAGCGCTTCAAATCCCCACCCATCCTCCCGCCTCACCTTCTCCAGGTCATCCTCAACAAGGACACCAATATCTCG tgtgacccagcactgctgcctgagCCCAACCACGTCATGCTCAATCACCTCTATGCGCTCTCCATCAAG GACGGCGTGATGGTGCTTAGTGCCACGCACCGCTACAAGAAGAAGTACGTCACTACACTGCTGTACAAGCCCATCTGA
- the PRKAB2 gene encoding 5'-AMP-activated protein kinase subunit beta-2 isoform X2 — translation MGNTTSERVSGERHGSKSHRSDGSGASHPAKEHPHKIMVGSTDDPSVFSSHDSKIPGDKEFVSWQPDLEESVKPSQQARPTVIRWADGGKEVFISGSFNNWSAKIPLIKSHNDFVAILDLPEGEHQYKFFVDGQWVHDPSEPVVTSQMGTINNLIHVKKSDFEVFDALKVDSLESSETSDLSSSPPGPYGQEMYVYRPEERFKSPPILPPHLLQVILNKDTNISCDPALLPEPNHVMLNHLYALSIKDGVMVLSATHRYKKKYVTTLLYKPI, via the exons aTGGGAAACACCACGAGCGAGCGGGTGTCTGGGGAGCGCCATGGCTCCAAGTCCCACCGCTCGGATGGCTCCGGTGCCTCCCACCCCGCCAAGGAGCACCCACACAAGATCATGGTGGGCAGCACTGATGACCCCAGCGTTTTCAGCTCCCACGACTCCAAG ATTCCTGGGGACAAGGAGTTTGTGTCATGGCAGCCGGATCTGGAGGAGTCAGTGAAACCATCCCAGCAGGCTCGTCCGACTGTCATACGCTGGGCTGATGGAGGCAAGGAGGTCTTCATCTCTGGATCCTTCAACAACTGGAGCGCCAAGATCCCACTCATCAAGAG CCACAATGACTTCGTTGCTATCCTGGACCTTCCAGAAGGAGAGCACCAGTACAAATTTTTTGTGGATGGTCAGTGGGTTCATGATCCATCTGAG CCTGTGGTTACCAGCCAGATGGGGACAATAAACAACCTCATCCATGTCAAGAAGTCTGACTTCGAGGTGTTTGATGCGTTGAAGGTGGATTCCCTGGAAAGCTCAGAAACCTCAG ATTTATCCAGCTCCCCACCGGGACCTTATGGCCAAGAGATGTACGTATACCGACCCGAGGAGCGCTTCAAATCCCCACCCATCCTCCCGCCTCACCTTCTCCAGGTCATCCTCAACAAGGACACCAATATCTCG tgtgacccagcactgctgcctgagCCCAACCACGTCATGCTCAATCACCTCTATGCGCTCTCCATCAAG GACGGCGTGATGGTGCTTAGTGCCACGCACCGCTACAAGAAGAAGTACGTCACTACACTGCTGTACAAGCCCATCTGA